From Halobacteriovorax sp. GB3, a single genomic window includes:
- a CDS encoding pentapeptide repeat-containing protein, producing the protein MDYFNEQEFNTSDTLNLSDSEFENCRFHNINFSEREFENVVFNDCSFDTCNFSNLPLYSISFRDCFFKNCKMVGLVWQQCRNLNFVTFEQSQLNYSSFSEGKFHQLVFNDCSLRDADFSNSVLKNSSFANSDLQGAQFIESDLTNADFRAARNYSIDPSQTRIKNAKFSMPEVVGLLHHLDIIIE; encoded by the coding sequence ATGGATTATTTCAACGAACAAGAGTTTAATACAAGTGATACATTGAATTTAAGCGACAGTGAATTTGAAAACTGTCGCTTTCACAATATAAATTTTTCTGAGCGAGAATTTGAGAACGTTGTTTTTAATGATTGTTCATTTGATACCTGTAATTTCTCGAATCTTCCTCTCTATTCGATTTCATTTAGAGATTGTTTCTTTAAAAATTGCAAGATGGTTGGGCTCGTTTGGCAGCAATGTCGAAATTTGAATTTTGTAACCTTTGAACAGTCTCAACTTAATTATAGCTCCTTTTCTGAAGGGAAGTTTCACCAACTTGTTTTTAATGACTGCTCTCTAAGAGATGCCGATTTTTCTAATAGTGTTTTAAAGAATTCTTCATTCGCTAATAGTGATCTTCAAGGGGCGCAATTTATTGAAAGTGACTTAACTAACGCAGATTTCAGAGCGGCGAGAAATTATTCTATAGATCCAAGTCAAACCCGTATAAAAAATGCTAAGTTTTCCATGCCTGAAGTAGTAGGTCTACTTCATCATCTAGATATAATAATCGAATAA